One Cedecea neteri DNA segment encodes these proteins:
- the sodA gene encoding superoxide dismutase [Mn] yields MSYTLPSLPYAYDALEPHFDKETMEIHHSKHHQAYVNNANAALESLPEFASLSAEELIAKLDQLPADKKTVLRNNAGGHANHSFFWKGLKKGTELKGDLKAAIERDFGSVDAFKAEFEKAAATRFGSGWAWLVLKGDKLAVVSTANQDSPLMGEAISGASGFPIVGLDVWEHAYYLKFQNRRPDYAKEFWNVVNWDEAAARFAAKK; encoded by the coding sequence ATGAGCTATACACTGCCATCCCTGCCTTACGCTTACGACGCGCTGGAACCGCATTTCGACAAAGAAACCATGGAAATCCACCACAGCAAACACCACCAGGCTTATGTCAACAACGCGAACGCCGCGCTGGAATCCCTGCCTGAGTTTGCCAGCCTGTCTGCTGAAGAACTGATCGCTAAACTGGATCAGCTGCCTGCAGATAAGAAAACCGTACTGCGTAACAATGCCGGTGGCCACGCTAACCACAGCTTCTTCTGGAAAGGCCTGAAAAAAGGCACCGAGCTGAAAGGTGACCTGAAAGCCGCTATCGAGCGCGATTTCGGCAGCGTTGACGCGTTCAAAGCTGAGTTCGAAAAAGCAGCCGCTACCCGTTTCGGCTCCGGCTGGGCGTGGCTGGTGCTGAAAGGCGACAAGCTGGCTGTAGTGTCTACTGCTAACCAGGACAGCCCGCTGATGGGCGAAGCTATCTCCGGCGCTTCCGGCTTCCCGATTGTGGGCCTGGACGTTTGGGAACACGCTTACTACCTGAAATTCCAGAACCGTCGCCCGGACTACGCGAAAGAGTTCTGGAACGTGGTTAACTGGGACGAAGCAGCAGCACGTTTCGCCGCTAAAAAATAA
- the yiiM gene encoding 6-hydroxyaminopurine reductase: MHRYPLQVYVGQIRDYEGSRPSAIAKVQVDGELRLTELGLEGDEQAEKVIHGGPDRALCHYPREHYQHWAQLFPEKAELFNAPAFGENLSTEGMTEKNVCMGDIYRWGEALIQVTQPRSPCFKLNYHFGVEDMATRMQEAGYCGWLYRVILAGNVSADAPLELVSRVSDVTVAEAIVIAWHMPFDDSQYHRLLSAAGLSVSWSRTMQKRRISGKIEDNSRRLFGK; this comes from the coding sequence ATGCATCGCTATCCACTTCAGGTTTACGTTGGCCAGATCCGTGATTACGAAGGGAGTCGGCCCAGCGCCATCGCCAAGGTTCAGGTGGACGGCGAACTCCGCCTGACCGAGCTTGGGCTGGAGGGCGACGAGCAGGCGGAGAAGGTGATTCACGGCGGGCCGGACAGGGCGCTGTGCCACTATCCACGCGAGCATTATCAGCATTGGGCGCAACTCTTCCCGGAAAAAGCGGAGCTGTTTAACGCCCCGGCCTTCGGCGAAAACCTGTCCACGGAAGGGATGACGGAAAAGAACGTCTGTATGGGTGATATTTACCGCTGGGGTGAAGCGCTGATTCAGGTGACTCAGCCTCGTTCGCCCTGCTTTAAGCTGAACTACCATTTTGGCGTAGAGGATATGGCGACGCGGATGCAGGAAGCGGGCTACTGCGGCTGGCTGTATCGCGTGATTCTGGCGGGGAATGTTTCCGCCGATGCTCCGCTGGAGCTGGTTTCCCGCGTTAGCGACGTGACGGTGGCAGAAGCTATCGTCATTGCCTGGCATATGCCGTTTGATGATTCACAGTATCACCGGCTTTTGTCGGCTGCGGGGTTGTCGGTAAGCTGGAGTAGAACGATGCAGAAACGGCGGATTTCAGGGAAGATCGAGGATAATTCGCGGCGTTTGTTCGGGAAGTAA
- the phoU gene encoding phosphate signaling complex protein PhoU, which yields MDNLNLNKHISGQFNAELEYIRTQVMTMGGLVEQQLSDAITAMHNQDSELAKRVIAGDQKVNMMEVAIDEACVRIIAKRQPTASDLRLVMAIIKTIAELERIGDVADKICRTALEKFSQQHQPLLVSLESLGRHTVQMLHDVLDAFARMDLDEAVRIYREDKKVDQEYEGIVRQLMTYMMEDSRTIPSVLTALFCARSIERIGDRCQNICEYIFYFVKGQDFRHVGGDELDKLLAGKDPKE from the coding sequence ATGGATAACCTCAACTTAAACAAACACATTTCTGGCCAGTTCAACGCCGAGCTGGAGTACATCCGTACTCAGGTGATGACGATGGGCGGGCTGGTAGAACAGCAGCTCTCCGACGCGATCACCGCGATGCACAACCAGGACAGCGAGCTGGCGAAGCGCGTTATCGCCGGTGACCAGAAGGTCAACATGATGGAAGTGGCGATCGATGAAGCCTGTGTGCGCATCATCGCCAAACGCCAGCCGACCGCCAGCGACCTGCGTCTGGTGATGGCGATCATCAAAACCATCGCCGAGCTGGAACGTATTGGCGACGTAGCGGACAAAATCTGCCGTACCGCGCTGGAGAAATTCTCTCAGCAGCACCAGCCGCTGCTGGTCAGCCTGGAATCGCTGGGGCGCCACACCGTGCAGATGCTGCATGACGTGCTGGACGCTTTCGCGCGTATGGATCTGGATGAAGCGGTGCGTATCTACCGCGAAGACAAGAAAGTTGACCAGGAATATGAAGGTATCGTGCGCCAGCTGATGACCTACATGATGGAAGACTCCCGTACTATTCCAAGCGTGCTGACCGCGCTGTTCTGCGCCCGTTCTATCGAGCGTATCGGTGACCGCTGCCAGAACATCTGCGAATACATCTTCTACTTCGTGAAGGGGCAGGATTTCCGTCACGTGGGCGGCGATGAACTGGACAAGCTGCTGGCGGGTAAAGATCCGAAAGAGTAA